One Candidatus Woesearchaeota archaeon genomic region harbors:
- a CDS encoding M23 family metallopeptidase, translating to MTYILPFSTVPEITQGFFGGYRKRAPGTHKKSRAFHDSTYAIDFGLEEGTQLRAARAGFLADWRDSGRFNYTHFLDEDADPLLRRKATKETNYVTIRHNDGTFAIYAHLYFQGVDYELKERWKKTGKMTRVEQGQPIGWSGNTGLSTGPHLHLVVCKRTPAESVPIRFKDYRTPLDDRILFPELHEGK from the coding sequence ATGACCTACATTCTTCCTTTTTCAACAGTTCCAGAAATCACTCAAGGTTTCTTTGGAGGGTATAGAAAACGAGCTCCTGGAACACATAAAAAATCAAGAGCTTTCCATGATAGCACATACGCAATAGACTTTGGATTAGAAGAAGGAACGCAACTTCGCGCCGCACGAGCAGGCTTTCTTGCGGACTGGCGAGACTCTGGAAGATTTAATTATACACATTTTCTGGATGAAGACGCAGACCCTCTGTTACGAAGAAAAGCAACAAAAGAAACAAATTATGTGACCATCCGTCATAATGATGGGACATTCGCTATTTACGCGCACCTTTACTTCCAAGGCGTTGATTATGAATTAAAAGAACGTTGGAAAAAGACAGGAAAAATGACAAGAGTAGAACAAGGACAACCGATTGGATGGAGCGGGAATACTGGACTTTCCACAGGTCCACATCTTCATCTTGTTGTCTGTAAAAGAACCCCCGCAGAATCAGTGCCTATTCGCTTCAAAGATTATCGAACACCTTTAGATGATAGAATTCTGTTTCCAGAATTGCATGAGGGAAAATAA
- a CDS encoding DUF1016 domain-containing protein — translation MVNFPESKEDDYFTLLSRLKKRIQEAQVKAVISVNRELVFLYWEIGRNILERQTKEGWGSKVIDRLSCDLTKSFPEMKGFSPRNLKYMRRFAEEYANKEIVQEVLAQLTWYHNITLLEKINNSVERQWYAQEAIKQGWSRNVLVHHIESNLYLRQGKVTHNFSTPLPAPQSDLARQTLKDPYIFDFLSLGEEAI, via the coding sequence ATGGTAAACTTTCCTGAGTCGAAAGAAGATGATTATTTTACTTTACTGTCACGTTTAAAGAAGAGGATTCAAGAGGCACAGGTTAAAGCTGTTATATCGGTAAATAGGGAATTAGTATTCTTGTATTGGGAGATTGGGAGAAATATTTTAGAGAGACAGACAAAAGAAGGATGGGGCTCAAAAGTAATTGACAGATTATCATGTGATTTGACAAAAAGCTTTCCAGAGATGAAAGGGTTTTCACCCAGAAATTTGAAGTATATGCGTCGATTTGCAGAAGAATATGCAAACAAGGAAATTGTGCAAGAGGTTCTTGCACAATTGACATGGTATCACAATATTACGCTCCTTGAGAAGATAAATAATTCTGTGGAACGACAATGGTATGCTCAAGAAGCAATCAAGCAGGGTTGGTCCAGAAATGTTTTGGTACATCATATTGAATCAAATTTGTATCTCAGACAAGGGAAAGTTACGCATAATTTTAGTACCCCATTACCCGCGCCACAGTCCGATTTAGCGCGGCAAACACTTAAAGATCCGTACATTTTTGATTTTCTTTCTTTGGGAGAAGAGGCTATCTAA
- a CDS encoding NOL1/NOP2/sun family putative RNA methylase, with protein sequence MTTKTTGIHEDELNAKLEPFHNKDKVEFKPKFIEHYSKLTDFEVFKKYSLAFLRRSIRVNTLKTTVEEMKAALNKDWHLTPIPWCKEGFWIEHKGIGEEKRRDVGNLIEHALGYIYVQEAASMIPPVVLNPQPGEIILDMCAAPGSKTTQIAQYMQNKGLLIANDFTYQRLQALGLNVQRCGITNIVLTEMRGHTFKDFQFDRILIDAPCSGTGTIRKSLKTLLMWNMAGIRQLAGQQRQLIEVAFNNLKPEGTMVYSTCSNEPDEDEAVVSFLLEKYPNAVCEEIKLNIKHGPPIMEFEGRKYHEGVKHTLRLWPQDNDTEGFFIAKIRKKEFK encoded by the coding sequence ATGACAACAAAGACAACAGGCATCCACGAAGATGAATTGAACGCAAAGCTTGAACCATTCCACAACAAAGACAAAGTGGAGTTCAAACCAAAGTTCATCGAACATTACAGTAAACTCACTGATTTCGAAGTATTCAAAAAATATTCTCTCGCATTTCTCAGAAGATCCATACGAGTCAACACGTTAAAGACAACAGTTGAAGAAATGAAAGCTGCTCTAAACAAAGACTGGCATCTCACCCCAATTCCGTGGTGCAAAGAAGGATTCTGGATAGAGCATAAAGGCATTGGTGAAGAAAAAAGAAGAGACGTGGGAAACCTCATCGAACACGCGTTGGGATATATCTATGTGCAGGAAGCGGCGTCGATGATCCCGCCTGTTGTCCTTAATCCACAGCCAGGAGAAATAATTCTTGATATGTGCGCGGCGCCAGGAAGCAAAACAACACAAATCGCGCAATACATGCAAAACAAAGGTCTATTAATCGCGAATGATTTCACCTATCAACGCTTGCAAGCGTTAGGATTAAATGTCCAGCGTTGTGGAATCACAAATATTGTGCTAACAGAAATGCGTGGTCATACATTCAAGGATTTTCAGTTTGACAGAATTTTAATTGACGCGCCGTGTTCAGGAACAGGAACAATTAGAAAATCACTGAAAACATTGTTGATGTGGAACATGGCGGGAATAAGACAACTCGCAGGTCAGCAACGGCAATTAATAGAAGTCGCGTTCAACAATCTCAAGCCAGAGGGAACAATGGTATACTCAACCTGTTCTAATGAGCCAGATGAAGATGAAGCAGTGGTCAGCTTCTTGCTCGAAAAATATCCAAACGCAGTCTGCGAAGAAATCAAACTCAATATCAAGCATGGTCCACCAATCATGGAGTTTGAAGGAAGAAAATACCATGAAGGCGTTAAACATACGTTACGATTATGGCCGCAGGATAATGATACTGAAGGCTTTTTTATTGCGAAGATTCGGAAGAAAGAGTTTAAATAA